A window of Streptomyces gilvosporeus contains these coding sequences:
- a CDS encoding FAD/NAD(P)-binding protein, giving the protein MRTAQVTIVGLGSRGLGVLQQLARGADRLPSGVGLDIHLVDPGESGQGVHSGRQPDHLLTNTLASQLSMFPDGSGPTFTEWAAQAGYRRFGASYHRTDPANGEPIGEHDYLPRSMLGEYLTFVFDRTVARLPSRMRVVHHRSRVLDMEAADGRYVVHTEDGFQITSDAVFLTTGHGRRTPTDDDVAFENFVADHRARNDRLAYLTDPYPVDTLQRIAPGSTVAVQGFGLTAHDVIAALTVGRGGRFEDEGHQMRYVPSGREPRLLMFSRQCLPAAARGVNQKGLTGDYTPHFFTPDAVRDLRRNAETTRGTTQIDFEAEAVPLLLREMGYVHRSTREQRDIAPEQYEFTAEDQAAIAALMDPLGGKEFATLDDFRAFFTAFVTDDLDHAAQGNLSSPVKAATDAIRDMRASLRAAVEFGGLTPASHQAFVSRWVPLMNRISFGPPRRRNYELLALMRAGVVDLAGGPGCRIIPDREAARFAIETPFTDEPAVRHADALVIARLDLFHPETDDSPVTARLLARGLIRPYANGGYRPGGLDITPAGRVIDRTGEPLAGVWALGYPVEGPRYYTYYLPRAGMASRFTVEARDAVDELWQHLHTTLSEEDIDARPDRQPVSLP; this is encoded by the coding sequence ATGAGAACCGCTCAGGTCACCATCGTCGGCCTGGGATCGCGCGGCTTGGGCGTCCTGCAACAGCTCGCCCGAGGCGCCGACCGCCTTCCTTCCGGTGTCGGGCTGGACATCCACCTCGTCGACCCCGGCGAGAGCGGACAAGGCGTGCACTCCGGCCGTCAGCCCGACCATCTGCTCACCAACACCCTCGCCAGCCAGCTCAGCATGTTCCCCGACGGGAGCGGCCCGACCTTCACCGAGTGGGCCGCCCAGGCCGGCTACCGCCGCTTCGGCGCCTCCTACCACCGCACCGACCCGGCGAACGGAGAACCGATCGGGGAGCACGACTACCTGCCGCGCAGCATGCTGGGCGAGTACCTCACCTTCGTCTTCGACCGCACCGTCGCGCGGCTGCCTTCCCGGATGCGGGTGGTGCACCACCGCAGCCGCGTCCTGGACATGGAAGCTGCCGACGGCCGCTATGTGGTGCACACCGAGGACGGCTTCCAGATCACCTCGGACGCCGTCTTCCTGACCACCGGCCACGGCCGACGCACCCCGACCGACGACGACGTGGCCTTCGAGAACTTCGTCGCCGACCACCGGGCGCGCAACGACCGCCTCGCCTACCTCACGGACCCGTACCCGGTCGACACGCTCCAGCGCATCGCCCCGGGGAGCACGGTCGCGGTGCAGGGCTTCGGACTGACCGCGCACGACGTGATCGCCGCCCTCACGGTCGGCCGCGGCGGCCGGTTCGAGGACGAGGGCCACCAGATGCGCTATGTGCCCTCCGGGCGGGAACCCCGGCTGCTGATGTTCTCCCGCCAGTGCCTTCCCGCCGCCGCGCGAGGAGTCAACCAGAAGGGCCTGACCGGGGACTACACACCGCACTTCTTCACCCCCGACGCCGTACGCGACCTGCGGCGCAACGCGGAGACCACCCGAGGGACGACGCAGATCGACTTCGAGGCGGAGGCGGTACCGCTGCTGCTGCGGGAGATGGGCTACGTCCACCGCTCGACACGGGAACAGCGTGACATCGCGCCCGAGCAGTACGAGTTCACCGCCGAGGACCAGGCGGCGATCGCCGCCCTCATGGATCCGCTCGGCGGCAAGGAATTCGCGACGCTGGACGACTTCCGGGCCTTCTTCACCGCATTCGTCACCGACGACCTCGACCACGCCGCGCAGGGGAATCTTTCGAGCCCCGTCAAGGCGGCGACCGACGCGATCCGCGATATGCGGGCCAGCCTGCGCGCAGCGGTCGAGTTCGGTGGGCTCACCCCTGCCTCGCACCAGGCGTTCGTCTCCCGCTGGGTACCGCTGATGAACCGGATCTCGTTCGGTCCCCCGCGGCGCCGCAACTACGAACTCCTCGCCCTCATGAGGGCCGGGGTGGTCGATCTGGCCGGCGGACCGGGCTGCCGCATCATCCCCGACCGCGAGGCGGCCCGGTTCGCCATCGAAACGCCGTTCACGGACGAGCCCGCCGTGCGGCACGCCGACGCCCTGGTCATCGCACGGCTGGATCTGTTCCATCCGGAGACGGATGACTCGCCCGTCACCGCACGCCTGTTGGCCCGCGGTCTGATCCGTCCGTATGCCAACGGCGGCTACCGGCCCGGCGGTCTGGACATCACGCCCGCCGGCCGCGTCATCGACAGGACGGGGGAGCCGCTCGCGGGCGTGTGGGCGCTCGGATATCCCGTCGAAGGCCCCCGCTACTACACCTACTACCTGCCCCGTGCCGGGATGGCCTCGCGCTTCACCGTCGAGGCGCGCGACGCAGTCGACGAGCTGTGGCAGCACCTCCACACGACCCTTTCGGAAGAGGACATTGATGCCCGTCCAGACCGGCAGCCGGTTTCCCTACCCTGA
- a CDS encoding cupin domain-containing protein: MPVQTGSRFPYPEFKARYDIPPQQPVHWQWSQVSQGLGDVEHPERGTLALSLPDGSAEVLRDVAVGYQVVPAGERTSPHAHSWYHLSVVQSGTGTVTFDETGETVELNPGDILLVPAWSGHRFTNPTGQDLVLLNLMNIPLLARLGNLEVVQQQESAP; encoded by the coding sequence ATGCCCGTCCAGACCGGCAGCCGGTTTCCCTACCCTGAATTCAAAGCCCGCTACGACATTCCGCCGCAGCAGCCGGTGCACTGGCAGTGGTCGCAGGTCTCCCAGGGCCTGGGGGACGTCGAGCATCCCGAGCGCGGCACCCTCGCCCTGTCCCTGCCGGACGGCAGCGCCGAAGTCCTCCGTGATGTCGCCGTCGGCTACCAGGTGGTGCCCGCCGGCGAGCGCACCAGCCCGCATGCGCACAGCTGGTACCACCTGTCCGTCGTCCAGTCCGGCACCGGCACCGTCACCTTCGACGAGACCGGCGAGACGGTCGAGTTGAACCCCGGCGACATCCTGCTCGTGCCTGCCTGGTCGGGCCACCGCTTCACCAACCCCACCGGCCAGGACCTGGTCCTGCTGAACCTCATGAACATCCCCCTCCTCGCCCGGCTGGGGAACCTCGAGGTCGTGCAACAGCAGGAGTCCGCCCCGTGA
- a CDS encoding MFS transporter — MTTHDIDPATAPAPPATRAGGSYKWVVLSVAVTALTTGSVLYSGVSVLMPFWKDTFHLSAATAALAATAIQAGPITSMLIIGRAIDRYGERWVVSLTMIAMGITAFIAAAVGPSYPVLLLFILVMGAFYGSILPGGQRAITRWFEPSLQGMATGIRQSGLPVGASLAGAILPALALHHGWRAAVVVQGVAGIIGGIIFATFYRKAGDNTAGTRKPSLKLRRLIADLVKDRLVRSLLLSGLALAAFQYVFSAQILIFLTGYLHIPIVTAGFMYAVAQAAGIGGRIGLAWLSDRFWPGKRMRSLKWLLAVSALPVAALTLLGPGSPRVLGYGLCALLGLLSVGWYPLYLVQIADIAPGHAVASTISFAITLNQIIAAAMPPLFGVLVGVTGYTASWLLLTAVLAVTAVQLHRTQILTSRHTKEHRA, encoded by the coding sequence GTGACGACGCACGACATCGACCCCGCCACGGCCCCCGCCCCGCCGGCCACCCGTGCCGGCGGCTCGTACAAGTGGGTCGTCCTGTCCGTCGCGGTCACCGCGCTGACCACCGGCTCCGTCCTCTACTCCGGCGTCAGCGTCCTGATGCCGTTCTGGAAGGACACCTTCCACCTGTCCGCCGCGACGGCCGCGCTCGCGGCCACCGCGATCCAGGCCGGGCCGATCACCTCGATGCTGATCATCGGGAGGGCCATCGACCGCTACGGGGAACGATGGGTCGTCTCCCTGACGATGATCGCCATGGGCATCACCGCCTTCATCGCCGCCGCGGTCGGCCCCAGCTATCCGGTCCTGCTGCTGTTCATCCTGGTCATGGGCGCCTTCTACGGAAGCATCCTGCCCGGCGGACAACGGGCCATCACCCGCTGGTTCGAGCCCTCCCTCCAGGGCATGGCCACCGGCATCCGACAGAGCGGCCTGCCGGTCGGTGCCTCGCTCGCCGGCGCGATCCTGCCGGCCCTGGCCCTGCATCACGGCTGGCGGGCCGCGGTCGTCGTCCAGGGCGTCGCCGGGATCATCGGCGGCATCATCTTCGCCACCTTCTACCGCAAGGCCGGCGACAACACCGCCGGCACCCGGAAGCCCTCGCTGAAGCTGCGCCGCCTCATCGCGGACCTGGTCAAGGACCGGCTGGTGCGCTCGCTGCTCCTCAGCGGTCTGGCGCTGGCGGCCTTCCAGTACGTGTTCTCGGCGCAGATCCTGATCTTCCTCACCGGCTACCTGCACATTCCCATCGTGACCGCCGGGTTCATGTACGCCGTGGCGCAGGCGGCCGGGATCGGCGGCCGGATCGGCCTCGCCTGGCTCAGCGATCGCTTCTGGCCCGGCAAGCGGATGCGCTCACTGAAGTGGCTGCTCGCCGTCTCCGCTCTCCCGGTGGCCGCCCTGACCCTGCTCGGCCCCGGCTCACCCCGTGTCCTGGGCTACGGGCTGTGCGCCCTGCTCGGACTGCTGTCCGTCGGCTGGTACCCGCTCTACCTCGTCCAGATCGCCGATATCGCACCGGGCCACGCCGTGGCCTCCACCATCAGCTTCGCGATCACCCTCAACCAGATCATCGCCGCCGCCATGCCACCGCTGTTCGGCGTGCTCGTCGGCGTCACCGGCTACACCGCCAGCTGGCTGCTGCTGACCGCGGTCCTCGCGGTGACCGCCGTCCAGCTCCATCGCACCCAGATCCTCACCTCCCGCCACACAAAGGAGCATCGTGCTTAA
- a CDS encoding VOC family protein → MLKRIDHIGVIVDDLFRAKKFLESLGMTLHLEREIPERQVKAAFYDVGDGARIELIEPTSPEARERRLGQGNKARIEHIAVETDDDIDTVIAAVRGLGVDFVAPQPVAIDGNLNAFTRPHTSEGIQFQFVERGAATA, encoded by the coding sequence GTGCTTAAGCGCATCGACCACATCGGTGTCATCGTCGACGACCTTTTCCGCGCCAAGAAATTCCTGGAAAGCCTCGGCATGACCCTCCACCTCGAGCGCGAGATTCCCGAACGCCAGGTGAAGGCGGCGTTTTACGACGTGGGCGACGGAGCCCGTATCGAACTCATCGAGCCCACCAGCCCCGAGGCCCGTGAACGCCGCCTCGGCCAGGGCAACAAGGCGCGTATCGAGCACATCGCCGTCGAGACCGACGACGATATCGACACGGTCATCGCCGCCGTGCGCGGGCTCGGCGTCGACTTCGTCGCCCCTCAGCCCGTGGCGATCGACGGCAACCTCAACGCCTTCACACGACCGCACACCTCCGAGGGAATTCAGTTCCAGTTCGTCGAACGCGGCGCTGCCACCGCCTGA
- a CDS encoding MFS transporter, producing MLAEKTETEFGARTSAPPRRGFALLWGAQTISQFGDAVYTVALPLIVYDATGSAGSMATIFGLSLLPHALAGLVGGVFIDRRGPRGMLIGSAAAAAAMTGLIALLVAASQVDMVILGIATVLLATAASLLMASFETAIPRLVEGPELVRANARLETSRVIAQTVGPICAGFLVAAGSGALATLANGVSFAMAALLVLPIQGLKQTPAATASATGADFRTQIRTALSVAWNNSVIRFGSLVACAANFFVAILEVYVIFVLRNTFGVSAGAVGMVFMAACLITMLTGAVLRRFEGRVALPFWMAISLAALAVTCALMALQTDLAVVVVALLINIWATVLFNTYWRALRQRACPPGVLGRVSGIVRGTSYAGGALGSWCGGLLTSTASGITGFFTFGALVLIVLAPVTCRALVGASEVGPSEAVASGTGASEQK from the coding sequence GTGCTCGCCGAAAAAACAGAGACGGAATTCGGCGCGCGCACCAGCGCGCCTCCCAGACGCGGATTCGCACTGCTGTGGGGCGCCCAGACGATCAGTCAGTTCGGCGATGCGGTCTATACCGTTGCGCTGCCGCTCATCGTCTATGACGCCACCGGGTCGGCCGGCAGCATGGCCACGATATTCGGGCTGTCGCTGCTGCCGCATGCGCTTGCCGGACTGGTCGGCGGGGTCTTCATCGACCGGCGCGGGCCCAGGGGGATGCTGATCGGTTCCGCTGCCGCTGCGGCGGCGATGACGGGCCTGATCGCGCTTCTGGTCGCCGCTTCCCAGGTCGACATGGTCATCCTGGGCATCGCCACCGTCCTCCTGGCGACGGCCGCCTCGCTGCTCATGGCCTCCTTCGAAACGGCCATCCCGAGACTGGTCGAGGGGCCCGAACTCGTCCGGGCCAACGCCCGGTTGGAGACGAGCCGCGTCATCGCCCAAACCGTGGGGCCGATCTGCGCGGGATTCCTGGTGGCCGCGGGATCGGGTGCCCTCGCGACCCTGGCCAACGGGGTCAGCTTCGCGATGGCCGCGCTCCTGGTGCTGCCGATCCAGGGGCTGAAACAGACACCCGCCGCGACGGCCTCCGCGACCGGGGCCGACTTCCGGACCCAGATACGCACGGCGTTGTCCGTGGCCTGGAACAACTCCGTTATCCGGTTCGGATCCCTGGTGGCATGTGCGGCGAATTTCTTCGTCGCCATCCTGGAAGTCTATGTGATCTTTGTCCTGCGGAATACGTTCGGCGTCTCGGCCGGGGCAGTGGGCATGGTCTTCATGGCGGCCTGCCTCATCACCATGCTCACGGGGGCCGTGCTCCGCAGATTCGAAGGCCGCGTCGCACTTCCCTTCTGGATGGCGATCAGCCTGGCCGCGCTGGCCGTCACCTGCGCACTCATGGCCCTTCAGACCGATCTCGCCGTCGTTGTGGTCGCCCTGCTGATCAATATCTGGGCGACGGTTCTCTTCAACACCTACTGGCGTGCACTGCGGCAACGCGCCTGCCCGCCGGGCGTTTTGGGGCGGGTCTCCGGAATCGTGCGGGGAACGTCGTACGCCGGCGGAGCCCTGGGGTCCTGGTGCGGCGGGCTCCTCACGTCGACGGCATCCGGAATCACCGGGTTCTTCACCTTCGGGGCGCTGGTGCTGATCGTGCTGGCCCCGGTGACGTGTCGAGCCTTGGTCGGGGCGTCCGAAGTCGGGCCGTCCGAAGCCGTCGCGTCCGGAACCGGGGCGTCCGAACAGAAATAA
- a CDS encoding TauD/TfdA family dioxygenase — MSTTQSAHREPTHMLHIRIPDEARDAIAEALSVLGNPELDPDRALTLAHKAFATLDIDRLQDILDFGRHADTPGVALVENLPQDDKLPPTPNNGGPCEGKPTFVAEGVLLGLSSLLGEPTSFVTEKNGRLIHDIVPTESGATTQTSEGSDVFLNFHNDIVHDESGRYDLSNPDFLVLNCLRKDREGNALTSYADARDIVHALSDEVVDILRSASFQLNAPGGYTRAYADGKEVLSVPVPLLGGPEESPEIYVAANGVKRLTPEADHAFSELQRVCREPEVGQVVALTPGSALLVNNRKGVHSRSRFDAHFDGADRWLQRTYTRRSLWAIRSQLVPGSRRTHR, encoded by the coding sequence ATGTCCACCACGCAGAGTGCGCACCGGGAGCCGACCCATATGCTGCACATCAGGATTCCGGACGAGGCGCGAGACGCCATAGCCGAGGCCCTTTCCGTTCTGGGCAACCCGGAGCTCGACCCCGACCGCGCACTCACCCTCGCGCACAAGGCGTTCGCCACTCTCGATATCGACCGGCTCCAGGACATTCTCGACTTCGGACGGCATGCGGACACACCGGGCGTCGCCCTCGTCGAAAACCTTCCCCAGGACGACAAACTGCCCCCGACGCCGAACAACGGCGGTCCCTGCGAGGGAAAGCCGACCTTCGTCGCGGAAGGTGTTCTCCTGGGGCTGTCCAGCCTGCTCGGTGAGCCGACCTCCTTTGTCACCGAGAAGAACGGCCGGCTGATCCACGACATCGTCCCCACCGAAAGCGGCGCCACGACGCAGACGAGTGAGGGATCGGATGTCTTCCTCAACTTCCACAACGACATCGTCCACGACGAGAGCGGCCGGTACGACCTCAGCAACCCCGACTTCCTGGTCCTGAACTGTCTCCGGAAGGACCGTGAAGGAAACGCCCTGACGTCCTACGCGGATGCCCGCGATATCGTTCATGCCTTGTCGGACGAGGTCGTGGACATCCTCCGCTCCGCCTCCTTCCAACTCAACGCCCCCGGCGGCTACACACGGGCCTACGCCGACGGAAAGGAAGTGCTCTCGGTACCCGTTCCGCTGCTCGGCGGGCCGGAAGAGAGCCCGGAGATCTACGTGGCGGCGAACGGCGTCAAACGCCTCACGCCGGAAGCGGATCACGCCTTCTCCGAGCTTCAGCGGGTCTGCCGCGAGCCCGAGGTCGGGCAGGTCGTGGCGCTCACCCCCGGGTCGGCGCTCCTGGTGAACAACCGCAAGGGCGTCCACTCCCGCTCCCGGTTCGACGCCCATTTCGACGGGGCCGACCGCTGGCTCCAGCGCACCTACACGCGCCGCAGCCTCTGGGCCATTCGCTCCCAGCTGGTGCCGGGCAGCCGTCGCACCCACCGCTGA
- the ectB gene encoding diaminobutyrate--2-oxoglutarate transaminase has product MNDASRSAHTDWPFDDLESNVRTYCRRFPAVFSRAQGHLMWDSTGKCYVDFISGAGALNYGHNHPALKHALINYLLSDGPIQSLDLHTEGKGVFLTKLQDVILDPRGLDYKVQFTGPTGANTVEAAFKVARRATERQTVIAFTNGFHGGSLGALAASSNRAKRRAAGTGLGDVVHMPYEGYLHGSFDTAAYLEAVLDDPSSGVDLPAAIVLETVQGEGGLGTASTAWLQRIAEIAASRGILLIVDDIQAGCGRTGTFFSFEEAGITPDLICLSKSIGGYGLPLGLTLIRPQYDVLEPGAHAGTFRGQNLSFIAGAAALDLWSDPEFARSVADRADQLDQQLVTWGRQFPLLGPEPMGRGMFRGLAFTENRLAGEVSQAAFERGLLLETSGARGNVLKVMPPITIGKEDLATGLDLLEDVLRELNVEK; this is encoded by the coding sequence ATGAACGACGCATCGCGATCCGCGCATACGGACTGGCCGTTCGACGATCTGGAATCCAACGTCCGCACCTATTGCCGACGTTTTCCCGCGGTCTTCAGCCGCGCCCAAGGGCATCTGATGTGGGACTCCACCGGGAAGTGCTACGTCGACTTCATCTCCGGTGCCGGCGCACTGAATTACGGCCACAACCACCCCGCACTCAAGCACGCACTGATCAACTACCTGCTGTCCGACGGCCCCATCCAGTCCCTCGACCTCCATACCGAGGGAAAGGGAGTCTTCCTGACGAAGCTCCAGGACGTGATCCTGGATCCCCGGGGACTCGATTACAAGGTCCAATTCACCGGGCCGACCGGCGCGAACACGGTCGAAGCCGCTTTCAAGGTCGCTCGACGGGCGACCGAAAGACAAACCGTCATCGCGTTCACCAACGGCTTCCACGGAGGTTCCCTCGGGGCGCTCGCCGCATCCAGCAACCGGGCCAAGCGCCGCGCCGCGGGAACGGGACTCGGGGATGTCGTGCATATGCCCTACGAGGGCTATCTGCACGGCTCCTTCGACACCGCCGCCTACCTGGAGGCCGTCTTGGACGACCCCAGCAGCGGAGTCGACCTCCCCGCAGCGATCGTTCTCGAAACGGTGCAGGGAGAAGGCGGGCTGGGAACGGCGAGCACGGCATGGCTGCAACGGATCGCGGAGATTGCCGCGTCGCGAGGAATCCTTCTGATCGTCGACGATATTCAGGCGGGCTGCGGCCGCACCGGAACGTTCTTCAGCTTCGAAGAAGCCGGCATCACTCCGGATCTCATATGCCTCTCGAAGTCGATCGGCGGCTATGGCCTGCCCCTGGGGCTCACCCTCATCAGGCCGCAGTACGACGTTCTGGAGCCCGGTGCGCATGCCGGAACCTTCCGGGGGCAGAACCTGTCCTTCATCGCCGGAGCCGCGGCGTTGGACCTCTGGTCCGATCCGGAGTTCGCGCGCTCGGTGGCCGACCGGGCCGACCAACTCGACCAGCAGCTCGTGACATGGGGCCGACAGTTTCCGCTGCTCGGACCGGAGCCCATGGGACGAGGAATGTTCCGCGGCCTCGCCTTTACGGAGAACCGGCTGGCCGGAGAGGTAAGTCAGGCCGCCTTCGAGCGGGGTCTGCTGCTGGAGACCTCCGGGGCGCGGGGGAACGTACTGAAGGTGATGCCCCCCATCACCATAGGCAAAGAGGATCTGGCGACGGGACTCGACCTCCTCGAGGACGTGCTGCGGGAACTCAACGTCGAGAAATGA
- a CDS encoding diiron oxygenase, whose amino-acid sequence MNPGNPENSANSENPENPENPENSAEEVTYFAAEDGINYETLQRVSAAWPRRATIAADSATPFMTYMPGTDEAVGYDPAVPDYPIQFLPFAEHPDFLAGTPEQIQLALTLAWLIYNERVITAEEFVANPTFSRLAHGDFPGTDRFEIKQAVQQAHVDETWHTYMHMMAMQRTRELRAVRDEPNYPHAITFRALTAAQDQVAEKWHKDLLALVWTAVSEISVNAYLELLSRDETIQPMHALVTRLHSRDESAHSPVMFEVSKSVYTELDAEQRQAFDAAVPRALHAFVAQDYAVWPAVLERCGYRNAVDIVEECRSLPGNGLLVRDFTGVERLIRYMGLDISLAEVTG is encoded by the coding sequence GTGAACCCTGGGAACCCCGAGAACTCTGCGAACTCCGAGAACCCCGAGAACCCCGAGAACCCCGAAAACTCTGCGGAAGAAGTCACCTACTTCGCCGCCGAAGACGGCATCAACTACGAGACACTGCAACGTGTGTCGGCCGCCTGGCCCCGCCGCGCCACCATCGCAGCGGACTCCGCGACACCGTTCATGACGTATATGCCGGGCACGGACGAAGCCGTCGGTTACGACCCGGCCGTCCCCGACTATCCGATACAGTTCCTCCCCTTCGCCGAACACCCTGATTTCCTCGCCGGCACCCCGGAGCAGATCCAGCTCGCGCTGACCCTGGCCTGGCTGATCTACAACGAACGGGTCATCACCGCAGAGGAGTTCGTGGCGAACCCCACGTTCTCCCGACTGGCGCACGGCGATTTCCCGGGCACCGACCGGTTCGAGATCAAGCAGGCCGTCCAGCAGGCACATGTGGACGAAACCTGGCACACCTATATGCACATGATGGCCATGCAGCGCACACGCGAACTGCGCGCAGTGCGCGATGAGCCGAACTACCCCCATGCGATCACGTTCCGGGCACTCACCGCCGCCCAGGACCAGGTGGCCGAGAAGTGGCACAAGGACCTGCTGGCGCTTGTGTGGACGGCGGTCTCGGAGATCAGCGTCAACGCCTACCTCGAACTGCTCTCCCGCGACGAGACCATCCAGCCCATGCATGCGCTGGTCACCCGGTTGCATTCGAGGGACGAGTCCGCTCACTCTCCCGTCATGTTCGAGGTGTCCAAGTCCGTCTACACCGAACTCGACGCAGAACAGCGGCAGGCTTTCGATGCTGCCGTGCCCAGGGCATTGCACGCTTTTGTGGCACAGGACTACGCCGTCTGGCCGGCCGTTCTCGAACGCTGCGGATACCGCAACGCCGTGGACATCGTCGAGGAGTGCAGGTCCCTGCCCGGAAACGGCTTGCTCGTAAGGGACTTCACCGGCGTGGAGAGGCTGATCCGCTACATGGGTCTGGATATCAGTCTTGCGGAGGTCACCGGCTGA
- a CDS encoding methylaspartate mutase — protein MSGFLESRTAGTGGDLGRFVRLSAKQRQLVVQPRMGFSDPVRMRRGLAATRDAAGPTAGTLTLDSYTRNRDYASVRRALAAGEPLNGYPLVTAGPAVTRGVLADLSGPDFPLQVRHGSPDPRDVVTAMLQVGLTATEGGPISYSLPYGRAPLATSMAHWREACRTLVDGCGPAGHLETFGGCLLGQLCPPALLVAMSVLEALFFAAEGVQSVSLSYAQQTNEEQDVEAIAALRALAGEFLPAGVDRHVVVYTYMGVFPRSRAGAQLLLEQSARLAVRTGAERLIVKTVAEAHKIPNISDNVEAMELAHEVATGYASEGVPEPAERSGTYAEARALILGVLHLHTDIGTALLRAFEKGYLDVPFCLHPDNAGRSRSYLDARGRLQWSATGRMPIGAMVDTRGGAALTSNGLLEALSFVEHTFDRKALELRGRLAVSAGSP, from the coding sequence ATGTCAGGATTCTTGGAGAGCCGGACAGCAGGTACCGGGGGAGACTTAGGTAGATTCGTCCGACTGTCCGCGAAGCAGCGCCAGTTGGTCGTCCAGCCGCGAATGGGCTTCAGCGATCCGGTCAGAATGCGCCGGGGGCTCGCGGCGACGAGAGACGCCGCTGGGCCGACAGCGGGCACCCTGACCCTGGACAGCTACACCCGCAATCGCGACTATGCGAGCGTGCGGCGGGCCCTGGCAGCGGGGGAGCCGCTCAACGGCTATCCCCTGGTGACCGCGGGGCCCGCCGTCACCCGCGGGGTCCTGGCGGACCTCAGCGGCCCGGATTTCCCCCTCCAGGTACGGCACGGCTCGCCCGACCCGCGGGACGTCGTCACCGCCATGCTCCAGGTGGGCCTGACCGCGACCGAGGGCGGCCCGATCTCGTACAGCCTCCCTTACGGCAGAGCCCCGTTGGCCACATCGATGGCCCACTGGCGGGAGGCATGCAGAACGCTCGTCGACGGCTGTGGTCCGGCGGGCCACCTGGAGACCTTCGGAGGGTGTCTGCTCGGCCAACTGTGCCCGCCGGCCCTGCTGGTGGCGATGAGCGTGTTGGAGGCGCTCTTCTTCGCGGCGGAAGGGGTGCAGAGCGTATCGCTCAGTTATGCCCAGCAGACGAACGAGGAACAGGATGTGGAGGCCATCGCCGCACTCCGGGCGCTGGCCGGTGAATTCCTTCCTGCGGGCGTGGACCGGCACGTCGTCGTCTACACGTATATGGGAGTGTTTCCCCGCAGCAGAGCGGGTGCGCAGTTGCTGCTCGAACAATCGGCGCGGCTGGCCGTACGCACCGGGGCCGAGCGACTCATCGTCAAAACCGTGGCCGAGGCGCATAAAATTCCGAATATATCGGACAACGTCGAGGCCATGGAACTGGCCCATGAGGTCGCCACCGGATATGCGAGCGAGGGCGTGCCGGAGCCGGCGGAGCGCTCGGGGACCTACGCCGAAGCCCGAGCCCTGATCCTCGGCGTTCTCCATCTCCATACCGACATCGGCACGGCATTGCTCCGGGCTTTCGAGAAGGGGTATCTGGACGTCCCCTTCTGCCTCCATCCCGATAACGCCGGACGGTCCCGAAGTTATCTCGACGCCCGGGGGAGACTCCAGTGGAGCGCCACCGGAAGAATGCCGATCGGCGCGATGGTCGATACCCGAGGCGGCGCAGCGCTCACCTCGAACGGCCTCTTGGAAGCCCTGAGCTTCGTGGAGCACACCTTTGACCGCAAGGCTCTGGAGCTCCGCGGACGGTTGGCAGTGAGCGCGGGAAGCCCATAA